A single Cucumis melo cultivar AY chromosome 4, USDA_Cmelo_AY_1.0, whole genome shotgun sequence DNA region contains:
- the LOC103502780 gene encoding heat shock 70 kDa protein 16 gives MSVVGFDIGNENCVIAVSRQRGIDVLLNEESQRETSAVICFGEKQRFLGSAAAASATMNPRSTISQVKRLIGRNFTEPGVQIDLKMFPFKTSEALDGSILVHVKYLGETHTFTPVQIMGMLLAHLRDVAEKNLGAPFSDCVIGIPSYFTDLQRRLYWNAAAIAGLKPLRLMHDCTATALSYGIYKTDFSNTGPIYVAFVDIGHCDTQVSIVSFEPGHMRIMSQTYDRDLGGRDFDEVLFSHFVAEFKKNYDIDVNLNVKASIRLRAACEKLKKVLSANLEAVLNIECLMDEKDVKGFIKREEFEKLASGLLEKISIPCTRGLADAGLAVEKIHSVELVGSGSRIPAITRLLTSVFKKEPSRKLNASECVARGCALQCAMLSPVFRVREYEVQDSFPFSIGFSSDAGPISLGLNNVLFPKGQHIPSTKILSFQRNSLFHLEAVYSNPDELPPGMSSKIGCFTIGPFQGSNNSNSRVKVRVQLNMNGIITVESATIVEDTIDQQISRRDATHSNTEKMETEFVDSFHSESDVSRKARGTRRIDIPVSEHIYGGMTKAELLEAQGRELQLAQQDKNMEQAKNKKNALESYVYEMRNKLFNTYRSFASDQEREGISSSLQQTEEWLYEDGDDETESAYSTKLDDLKKLVDPIINRYEDEEARAQAKAHLLKRISDYRNSGDSLSPQVRALIFEECDRVEQWLTEKNQQQELIAKHTDPLLWSSEIRTQEEDFDKTCQRILRPVSSNTNSGDSKETNHQNSSDNHHS, from the exons GGGTTCTGCAGCAGCTGCTTCTGCAACAATGAACCCAAGATCCACAATATCTCAGGTAAAGAGATTGATTGGACGTAACTTCACTGAGCCAGGTGTTCAAATTGATCTCAAAATGTTTCCTTTCAAAACATCTGAAGCCCTTGATGGGAGCATTTTGGTTCATGTGAAATACTTGGGGGAGACTCATACATTTACTCCTGTTCAGATCATGGGAATGCTCCTTGCACATCTGAGAGATGTAGCTGAGAAAAATTTGGGAGCACCATTTTCAGATTGTGTTATTGGTATTCCATCGTATTTTACAGATTTGCAGAGACGGTTATATTGGAATGCTGCTGCTATTGCTGGTTTAAAGCCTTTGAGACTCATGCATGACTGTACTGCAACTGCACTTAGCTATGGAATTTATAAAACAGATTTCTCAAATACAGGTCCAATATATGTTGCATTTGTTGATATTGGTCATTGTGATACCCAGGTCTCTATTGTATCATTTGAGCCTGGACATATGAGGATCATGTCACAAACCTACGATAGAGATTTAGGAGGTAGAGACTTTGATGAGGTTCTATTCAGCCACTTTGTAGCAGAATTTAAGAAGAATTATGATATCGATGTAAATTTAAATGTCAAGGCTTCTATCAGATTGCGGGCAGCTTGTGAGAAGCTAAAGAAAGTTTTGAGTGCAAATTTGGAGGCAGTTCTTAATATTGAATGCCTGATGGATGAGAAGGACGTTAAGGGGTTTATCAAAagagaagaatttgaaaagcTTGCTTCTGGGTTATTGGAGAAGATTAGCATTCCCTGTACCAGAGGCTTAGCTGATGCAGGATTGGCTGTAGAAAAAATCCATTCTGTTGAGCTTGTTGGATCAGGGTCGAGGATCCCTGCGATAACAAGGTTATTGACTTCTGTATTTAAAAAAGAACCCAGTCGCAAACTCAATGCTAGTGAATGTGTAGCTCGTGGTTGTGCTCTACAGTGTGCCATGCTTAGCCCAGTTTTCCGGGTCAGAGAATATGAG GTTCAAGATTCATTTCCATTCTCAATTGGCTTCTCATCAGATGCAGGCCCAATTAGCTTAGGATTAAATAATGTACTATTTCCCAAAGGCCAGCACATTCCAAGTACTAAAATTCTATCATTCCAGCGCAACAGTTTATTCCACTTAGAAGCAGTCTATAGTAACCCGGATGAACTACCTCCTGGCATGTCTTCAAAAATTGGTTGCTTTACA ATTGGTCCTTTCCAAGGTTCAAACAACTCGAATTCAAGGGTTAAAGTCAGAGTTCAATTAAATATGAATGGGATCATTACTGTTGAATCAGCTACA ATTGTAGAGGATACTATAGATCAACAAATTTCAAGGAGAGATGCTACTCACTCGAACACAGAGAAGATGGAGACCGAGTTTGTTGATTCTTTCCATTCAGAG TCTGATGTTTCAAGAAAAGCTAGGGGCACAAGGAGGATTGACATACCAGTTAGTGAACATATATATGGTGGAATGACCAAGGCTGAGCTCTTAGAAGCCCAAGGAAGAGAACTCCAACTGGCCCAACAGGATAAAAATATGGAACAGGCCAAAAATAAGAAGAATGCTTTGGAGTCGTATGTCTATGAGATGAGGAATAAG CTTTTCAACACATATCGGAGTTTCGCTAGTGATCAAGAGCGAGAAGGCATCTCCTCAAGCCTCCAGCAAACAGAGGAGTGGCTTTATGAGGATGGAGACGATGAGACAGAGAGTGCTTATTCCACTAAGCTAGACGATCTTAAGAAG TTGGTGGATCCTATAATTAACCGATACGAGGATGAAGAAGCTAGAGCACAAGCTAAAGCACATCTGTTAAAGCGTATTTCTGATTATAGAAACTCTGGGGATTCACTTTCACCTCAAGTTCGAGCATTG ATCTTTGAGGAGTGCGACAGAGTAGAGCAGTGGTTAACAGAGAAAAACCAACAACAAGAGCTGATAGCAAAACACACTGACCCTTTACTATGGTCAAGTGAGATCAGAACTCAGGAAGAGGATTTCGACAA GACATGCCAGAGGATCTTGAGACCTGTGTCTTCCAATACAAATTCAGGAGATTCCAAGGAAACAAACCATCAGAATTCTTCTGATAATCACCATTCTTAA